The nucleotide window GTTGAATCTCGCGGGGAGTGTAACGCGCATCCATAGGGAATCCGTTAACGGAAATTAACCAAGCAGTTGGATGGCTATCCATTCGGCTGGGTAAACACCAAGTTGTGTCATAGTAACTCATCTTCATCGCATCCCGAATTGCTTTGGATTTCCCTTGTCCCGTACTCTCTGCTACACCAAAAGCTAGGTAGAGTTCGCTTGCTTTGATATGGGGAGTTTGGGACGAATCATAGAGAAAGTTAACCATGCCGAGGGCGTGAACAATGCCGCAAGCCCAGGACTTGGCTTGTCCTGTTGCTAGGGGCGATGGACGCTTACGGCATAGAGCCGCCGTAAGTTGGCGTGACATCTGGGCATATTCGGCGTTGAGATATTGAGAGCAGAAGGCATCAGTGAGGCGAGTGATTTCTTCAAATTTACCTTCCATCTGCTTGGGAACTTTTTCGCCTGCTGGCTTAGACATACTCTTTACCCGACATTCCAAAACAACAACACGCTTTTTACGATATAAGCTAATTCACCAGCTTCAACTCTTCACGTTTGTTGCTGGAACTAACCATCTTGAGCAACTGCTGATTCAAGTAACTTTGTGCCGAAACGTAAAGGTTATCCCAAATCACTGGATTACGGCAGATTTTGCTTCCAACTGTATTACCAGCAAGTTTCTCGGACACCAAGTATTTCTTATAATAGTTATTCCACAAATGCTGTAAAAAATCTTCAGCAAACTCATCAAAAGGAATAATCCAGTTGTAGCTCTCATCCAAAAACACCCGGTAGGCAGCGACAATGGGCATGGCAATATCAGCCGGCGCAGAAAATCCGAACGAATATCTGCTATCGGGTAGGAGTGTATTCTTGCGCGGGTCGATGGAGGCGAGGTCAACTACTCCCTTTCTTTTAGGTTTGGTGATATGCTCCTCAATGACTTGGAAAAGCCTTTGCTCAATCCATAACCCTTTAGACAGTAGTGGTAACAGTTTCGACAGCCGTTGTCTTTCCGCTTCACTCAAGGAGGGGGTGTTGCTTACCGGGGGGTGTTTGGTTCTGCTTTTAGAGTCTGGATTGTATTTATTCCTATCCAAACAGTTCATCAACTTAATCAAATGGTTGACGTTGCACTGTGGACTCTTAGGCGCACCGCTTTGGTTCTGGTAGTACGCCACTCTGAACTTCGTTGCTTGCTCACGCTCAAGTTGGGCTAAAAACTGCTTGAGGAATTTGTAGTCACCCCTGGCGTTTACTTTGGAACGCGCATCCACTGGGGCAGATGTGTTGGATGCTAAGGCGATGTCTTTTGCTTCATCTTCCGTTAAGCCAATATGAATTGTGACTTTAACTCTAGCTTCGGTTAGGTCATATTTATAATTTCTAGCTTGCTCAAACGCTAAAACCGTATGTCCTCCATTAATGATGCCATCGCTACCACCCTCAGAAGCCTCAAGTATCTCTAGCTCTAGCTGTGTCTTTTTACTGTTGGGCTTGACCTTGTTGGCACACAGCACAATCCCACTATGCCGCTCAAAGAACTTTTCGGGTTCGGTGGTTAATGAGTCAAAAATTTGCCTGTATGTTGAGCTTTTGCGGTTCGGCTCCCGGATATTTGGTTCTAGTGGTAGGTCAGCAGGGAAGCTGTCAACGTGAGCATTAGCGATAATGCAGTGTGGATTTGCATTGAAAAACTGGTCTATTTTCAAAACCCAATTTTTTGGCATAATCTTTTTGTGTGAGGTCGCAAGTTATATTAATGAAGAATACAGAATTTAGCATCAGATGACACTAGCATTAGCTCAAAGCTTTGATTGATGGGGTTGCAAAAATCTCTGCCACAATTTTGTATATCTGGTCTGCATCCGTAGTTTGCACAGCTAGGTATCTCATCTTTTTGGAGTGAATTTGGCTTTGAATTTTGAGAATATCTGGAAGCAGTCTGCTAAAACTATTCGTTAGCTTGTTCTGAGTCTGCAATTAATTTTTCCAGGTAATCTCTCGTTTCCACTAAACTTAAATATAAAGGATTACCGTTTTTATCCATTATCTCGTATTCATCCAGAATGAAATTATTAGCATCTACACCCCATCCCAGCCCAGAAATAAGATCTTCAGCACAAGCTTTTGCTCCAAGTTCATCTATTTCTAACAGCAGGGATTTGTATTGAGCTTTTAATTTCCCCATCTTAATCATCTCATCTAATCTTTCTTCAAATTCGGCGGGTGATTCATATTTATTGGTCATAAAGCGTCAGTACGAGACATAGATTCAATCAACTCCTCAACTTCTTCTTCGTCCAGACATTGTTTAACCTGGTTGCTAAACCACTTAGATTCTTCTGGTTCTGTATCATTGACTCGGTAAACCAATAATATTCCGGCAACGCGGGCAAGAGTAAGAGGTGATGGAGAAAGGTGGCTTAGTAGATCGCACGCATCCTGGTATATTTCCATAACTGATGATTCGTCCAAAGGATATCCTAACTGAGCGGAAAGCTGTTTTAGGTTCTCCTGAATAGATGAATGGAAATCTGGATCTTCAGGATGAGAAAGAGGGTAACTCATGATTGTTGTTAAAATGCCATTGGATTGAGACTCTAAGCAATGTGTTGAGGTAAGTTACGCTTTTGGGTTAATTCGTAAACATGATCTTAATTTAAGAACGATGAAACATAGTTTCAAGATAAACTTGCCCAACGTGGCGATCTCCTTCACCATGCTGCAACAGAAACAGTGATACAGCAGCAGCTAGTAAACGTTTCTCATCCCAATCTGGGTGTTGTTGTAAATAATCCTGCATACAATCGTGCAAGGGGGCAGGGATTTGGGTGAAAATGTTAACTGTTGCGTTCATAGAATGCGGACTTGGGGCAAGAGAATTAACCTGATAACTAGCTTCAACCTTTGTCGCATTCTTGGGTAGCCACTGACATCTGTAATCCGCTTAAGTAAGTTTGTACAGTTGTTTGTGGAAGTTTTAGCGATAAGAAAGGCTAGTCGAATTATTTTGCAACTTAAAGGGGTATGGTTGTCAATGTTGCGAAATGTTAAGCATAAGTACAAAAAGAATTAAGTATTACGGCAGCATCAGGCTTGAAGATATATTTATGTTACGTTGCTTAAGAAAAACTCAGTAATTCACAAGACCCAAAGCCTAGAAGATAAAATCCCCAGCGACACGATAAAAGCCTGTAACTTTGTTGGGTATCTGTGGAAAATAGCCGAGAAAGCTGTGGAAAAGCTGTGGAAGGGATGCGGAAAAGTTGAGTTAGTAATAAGAATTATCAAAAGTTTTACTGCAATGAGAATTTGAGAAAAAATAAAGCGATGGGTATTAACCACATCGCTTTGCCTTTACCATCTTTGGGGAGCATCCCTATTTAATTCTGTTAAGCTATTAAGCGAGATGTCTCAACATTGACTAGAACACCTTCACGCACTGCATTTCCGGCAACAGTCGCAATTACATCCCAGTCTTCATTGCTGTACAGCACACTCAACAATTCCTGCAATACTTGGCGATCGCCAATCAATTCTTCTGAGTACAAGTCATCACGCATTAATATCTTTTCTAACAAAGGAATAGCTTTTTGCTGTGGTAATTGTAGTTGAGACAATAAACGTGTATATGCAGTTTCAATGGCTTTCTCTTCTCCTACTCCCAAATTCCACCCCTGTAGCATCTGAC belongs to Nostoc sp. NIES-3756 and includes:
- a CDS encoding DUF2811 domain-containing protein, with translation MNATVNIFTQIPAPLHDCMQDYLQQHPDWDEKRLLAAAVSLFLLQHGEGDRHVGQVYLETMFHRS
- a CDS encoding DUF6398 domain-containing protein codes for the protein MSKPAGEKVPKQMEGKFEEITRLTDAFCSQYLNAEYAQMSRQLTAALCRKRPSPLATGQAKSWACGIVHALGMVNFLYDSSQTPHIKASELYLAFGVAESTGQGKSKAIRDAMKMSYYDTTWCLPSRMDSHPTAWLISVNGFPMDARYTPREIQQEAFAKGLIPYLPPMKDSQE
- a CDS encoding AIPR family protein, yielding MPKNWVLKIDQFFNANPHCIIANAHVDSFPADLPLEPNIREPNRKSSTYRQIFDSLTTEPEKFFERHSGIVLCANKVKPNSKKTQLELEILEASEGGSDGIINGGHTVLAFEQARNYKYDLTEARVKVTIHIGLTEDEAKDIALASNTSAPVDARSKVNARGDYKFLKQFLAQLEREQATKFRVAYYQNQSGAPKSPQCNVNHLIKLMNCLDRNKYNPDSKSRTKHPPVSNTPSLSEAERQRLSKLLPLLSKGLWIEQRLFQVIEEHITKPKRKGVVDLASIDPRKNTLLPDSRYSFGFSAPADIAMPIVAAYRVFLDESYNWIIPFDEFAEDFLQHLWNNYYKKYLVSEKLAGNTVGSKICRNPVIWDNLYVSAQSYLNQQLLKMVSSSNKREELKLVN